TGCTTAAACTGTAAAATCTGCTATTTTAGTTAAGTCcaataaagaaaatattctCCGTTTGGACTATGAGAGGTGGGTCGTCATGAAGAGCCAGTTTCCAATAACCCTGGATTTCTATTAGTGGTTCATCATTCCGGTCATATTAGGATGTTTTCCAGCAGAGCATCACCAAACCATGCTGGACTGTGGCACTCCAGGATCAGTGTGTCCATCTCTGAGGCAAAATACTCAATAATAACCCACAGCCGAGACAGGATCCAACTGACAGACCATCACACTTCCAATTGGAGTTGAGTGAGTCTGACGCGACTGAAACAAGCTTAAAAGTCCATTCGTCATTTCCAGTGCGTTAACCGTCAATGGTGGCAGTGTATGGCCAAAATAACTTAACATACAGATTGATACCCCCTTAGCCAAAAGCATTCTTTACATTGAGTGGTGGAGCAGAAAATGAGTCAAAGTCCTTGCAGGTGCAACAAACTGGGAAGACTTATCTTCGTGCACGAGCCTCTAAAAATGTTTCTAATGTCAAATTCCAAATACTTCCCACCCAAAACTGGTCTGTAATGACTATACACTTCTGTCATTTGGACAAATTTATTGTTAACGTCACATATATTCTCCTCAAataaaacaggtgaaaagcaaatTATTACAGTAGAATGATTTTTacattcaagtgaaaatgctgctCCCTGGTGGCCAAATGTGACTCCATTCACATTGTGACAACATGCACCATTCGATGACCCTGCCCTCTGTTAAAGCGGCTTGAAATGTTTCAAGGAGAACTCAAAACTATCAAAAATATTCCAGTATACATGTGACACTCAAAAAGATAACATTTTCCTTTATTATGTTCATCAATATCTTACAAGCAAAAGAACTTAATAAAGGCCAAATTAAATATCATATGCATTAAAGGAGGCAAACATTTAGGTACAAGGGTTGGATGTCTTGGATGTATCAACCGTGGTTAGACCTGAaataaaattcagagaaaaaaaagaaatctgttagATTACCAATAGATAAGtttgagagggaaaaaaaactaatgtgaGAACTTTATTACCTCTGCGGCTAGACTTTATCAATGCCGAGCTCCTCAGGTGTGGAGATGCCCAGCTCGTCTAATGTCGGCCGCAGCTCCTGGATGAGGTACGGGTAGATATCTTTATGAGGGCCGGCTTTATCCTGAGGAGAAGAATGAGAGACTCCGTCAATCATTAACTTAGGATCAACACGTCTACTTTTGCTTGCAGTAAACATTAACTgatgtgtgtgggttttttttaaactcactcACCTTCACAGCTTCCAAAATTCGGACGGCGCTGGCCAAGTCGTCTAACCTCCTGCAGGCTCTCAGAGCAGCCTCCAGGATCTTTGGCTCCGGCACCAAATCGTACCCAATCAATGTGTTCATCCCTAAAACACAATCAGATAAAGAAATCAACAACTGCAAAATCAGAAATCTCCTCTTCGTAATGGTCTTTAAAAATTTATTTCTCTCACAAGGGGTTAAAATGACAAACTGTTTCTTTTCCCTGTCGTCTTCCTGTTGATTTGTTACAATTATCAAGTGACCTGGGATTTTCATCtggtctctcacacacacacacacacacacacacacacacacacacacacacacaccacacacacacacacacacacacacacacacacacacacacacacacacacacacacacacacacacacacacacacacacacacacacacacacacacacacacacacacacacacacacacacacacacacacacacacacacacacacacaccttcctgcTGGCAAAAATACTCATTAACTCATCAAATGTCTTTTAATCCACTGCTGAACAGAGATCTTAACTGCTCTATTTACAAGGCTTGGCagtaaacatgcaaacagctgtTTTACAGAAGAAAATGTCTTAAAACATGTGTGAACTGTTTCTGAAAGGGTCACATCTTTGGTAGAGGTGAAGTGACGCATACAGAGGGCGAGGAATATGACACAGATTCCCATGTAAatcatttcctctttttatgGGTTTACTGGCCTTTCAAGTTAAGCTTGATGCAACCTAGTTTAACAGATAACCTCTGGTTGAAACTAAACTACAATACAAAGCAGCAATTAAAGCAGAGTAACAGAGGCGTTACGCCGAGAGATTCCATTGTTCTAAAATaatgaatattttaaatacTATGTTCTTGATGCAATAATATCGATCCAAGaagcaaaaacatgaaagtggaaaaacaatGACCAGAGACATGTTGATACAATAGGCCGGTTtacaacagatgtttttctttttacatctTACATTAGTTCTACCTCTATGTTAAAATATCTGAATATACCAATTAAGATGATCAATTTCCTTCAGTAGATTTTCTCTTGTGCTTttataaaaactaaaaaccaAGGGAAATATCTGTACAATCctcataaatgaatgaataggAAATATAAatgaatcacagaaaaaaaacccatcatcaTGCTGTCTTTAAGGAGTAGCAgtttaactgaaaatgaaacactttattAAATATTGCCATTTTTGTTACAATGTTCAGCAATCTCTATGCCGGCTCACAACACAAACTTATTAAAACTTAAAAGTAAGTTGAACACCCACTGATTTACAAAGAACTGATAAAAGAACAGATCTCTTACATAACAATTAAACTACATCATGTGAGTTAAATCTCAAAGAGTCAATGATTAAGCATCACCATGATCAATAAACTTACCTTTTCTCAGCTCCCATGCATCAATGTCTGGTTTGTTGAAATAAGTGACCCAGCGAGCGTCAAACTCCTCATCGGTCTCCTGCTTCCCATGCGAGTAGCACCTTGAGGCCAAGGGAGCTGGATGATAATAAAAGTCATTTAGTTGATCACAATAAACTCAGAAGGAGTAAATTTTCTGTCATAACTCCGAAGACTGACTATTTCAGTGCTAAACACATCAAGTCTATAAGCCTTTCACAGACACATCTTGTTTATCAAGGGGAATTCTTGTTATTAAGTACTTAACAAGTATTAATGTCATAGTCATGTTTTGTTAGATGAGTTTATTGAAATGTCCTGTCACTCCAAACACCAAATCTCCGAAAATACCCAATGAAGTTGGTTAGAGTTGTAGTGAAAAACAGATAAACTCTGAGGGAGTGGTGTGACATCTACTGCAGCTGGATCACAGCCAGCGTCCTGATATGACCTACCTATACTTACACACCTCAACTCAACACTGGAAATAATGTGTTGTGGCATTTGAAGCATTTCCAAATGTATGAAATGGTCACAATTAATAATAAGTTCATACTGTATGTAATTACATTGCAATACATTAACTCATGTTCTTCCTACTTCCTTATATAGGCTAGAGTTTGGTTAGGGAACTCTGaattgaagagaaaaaaatcacgaTAACGTGATATTAATGTGCATTTCTTGATTGGTCATTATTGTCTTCTTGTCCAAATCATGTCTTTATCACGTCCGGCTAGTAGGCAGAGATATGATGGACAGCCGGTCACCAAGTAGCATCAGCTGCAATCACAGGGCCGCAATCCAAGCCTTCTAACCGGGTCACGAcaaggacacaaacagcaccaaGCTAGACACTGGGACTTCTACAGAGTCCCTTGCCCTCCGGTTTAGTGAGTAAACACTGATTTGAACAAATATTTACTCAACCTAACACAAGCACTgatatgtttgtttgtgttaatGACTTACACCTGCTAACCTAGAACCGGCTAGTTAGCATAGCATAGCATGCAGTCACGTTTCATTTCCGCCACAACCTCTCCGTGACTTTCAATAACCGTTACACTGAACACAACGTGATGACAGAGCGGGACATTACCTTGGCAGCCCGGTTGCGTGCGGGTTAAACTCCGGACCCCGGAGAGCGAAAGTCGGACGGCGGCTCTGAACATGTTGGGGACAGCAGCTCAGCTACAACCCGGTGTGTCTGGAGGagggagctaatgctaacggagGGGTTAGCACGTCACGTAAGCGCCTGACTGCTGCGCAAGCGCACATACAAACCGCAGATACCCTTGACCATAGATAGTGCATAGCACATCAAGGCCCTTGACTCTGTGTCCGGCTGAGAAAGTGAACTTTATAGTGTTACACTTTCATATCAGTGCGAGCTGCATGTGAAAGGAAAATTGATAAGAAACCACGAGCCATGATTTATGGGACATCATCTTTCATTCTCAAAGCGAAGATTAACAAGTTACAAATacatgaaatatttcacagacattttAAATTGAGATATCTCCATGGTTAGATAATGAAAACTTTACAATTACAGCTTCTCAGTTGTGTAGTGTTAAGACACTATGGCCTCAATGAGAAGATCCCAGGTCAAGTCTGGGTTGACTGCGGTCAGGGACTGGGCCtttctggtttgtgtttgttctatgtatggtttttgttttggtacCTTAGTTTCCACCTCTATTACATAAGTATGCACTGGACGCCAATTCCCATCCATTCATGTTCCATACCGCTTCATCCTGTTCATGGTTGCAGGCCGGTGGAACCATAGTATATATGGAACGAATTCCAGCTAACTGTGGGCGAGGGTATGGCACATCATGTACACACAGTCCATcgcagaacagagagacagtcacacacactcacattcacacctagagACAATTTAgcgtcaccaattaacctcacatgcacgTTTTCTGGACTGCTGGAGAGGAAACCAAAGTCCCTGGAATAAGCCCACACGCATACAAGGAGagtatgcaaactccacacaggaaggcctgGGCCAGTATTTGAGCCCACAACCTTTCACTCTGAGGCAAAAGCACTCCACTCCACTTTGCTCACAGGTGTACAAGTCAGTCTTTTGTGTTTGCCATGTGATGGATTGGTGGCCTGTCCAGTGCCTGTGCCCATAATAACAACCCAAAGAAGAGATCAGATATTCATAGTATTTTTGAGAAATAAGTTCTAACTAAAGTGGTagttacaaaataaaataca
Above is a window of Salarias fasciatus chromosome 7, fSalaFa1.1, whole genome shotgun sequence DNA encoding:
- the LOC115391821 gene encoding cytochrome c oxidase subunit 5A, mitochondrial-like — protein: MFRAAVRLSLSGVRSLTRTQPGCQAPLASRCYSHGKQETDEEFDARWVTYFNKPDIDAWELRKGMNTLIGYDLVPEPKILEAALRACRRLDDLASAVRILEAVKDKAGPHKDIYPYLIQELRPTLDELGISTPEELGIDKV